A window of the Pyrodictium abyssi genome harbors these coding sequences:
- a CDS encoding V-type ATPase subunit translates to MLSRSETDLVTTYSVCAPRVAGVRSRLLTVDEITFLEASTSFRDLLRRLQSTRYGEYIRREEPSNCSELAFALRTPLVMTYKSFRRIVPSYALPVLDRYMESHIARNVRLYFKYTYTSDESALRHIDARIEAIQGHTELLGVYLSRGSRRDLVEALQRTGLSDYSALLRTLEPLLEKRRGPLALVDIAVEALSLSRLLYRAGRLPADERTRLESLLGVEAIRFVVLTMARATRLGLDMGQVSTLIPEPVGAMLLLYSEKPPALCRKLQVPLVLCRPESPMELASRLHSYAWKVAWRTSLWNQFSLAGVLAALKLLELEVQKLNSICIRAVAREYGYNLASSLG, encoded by the coding sequence GTGCTTAGCCGCAGCGAGACGGACCTCGTTACCACATACTCGGTGTGCGCGCCCAGGGTAGCAGGGGTAAGATCGCGTCTACTAACTGTAGACGAGATAACGTTCCTAGAAGCATCTACATCGTTCCGGGATCTCCTACGGCGTCTCCAGTCTACACGCTACGGCGAGTACATTAGGAGAGAAGAGCCTAGCAACTGCAGCGAGCTAGCCTTCGCCCTCCGCACACCACTCGTCATGACCTATAAGAGCTTTAGGAGGATAGTCCCCAGCTACGCGCTCCCCGTCCTCGACAGGTACATGGAGAGCCACATTGCACGCAATGTAAGGCTATACTTCAAGTACACCTATACAAGCGATGAATCTGCTCTAAGACATATAGACGCGAGGATAGAAGCCATTCAGGGGCATACCGAGCTGCTAGGCGTATACCTCTCCAGGGGCTCTAGGCGAGACCTAGTAGAGGCTCTACAACGTACCGGGCTCAGCGACTACTCAGCACTTCTTAGAACACTAGAGCCCCTCTTAGAGAAGCGTAGGGGACCCCTAGCTCTCGTCGACATAGCCGTAGAGGCTCTTAGCCTTTCCAGGCTCCTCTATAGAGCCGGCAGGCTCCCAGCAGACGAGAGGACGAGGCTAGAGAGCCTCCTAGGAGTAGAGGCGATAAGATTCGTAGTACTGACCATGGCCCGCGCTACTAGGCTCGGCTTAGACATGGGGCAGGTATCGACACTAATACCGGAACCTGTCGGAGCCATGCTGCTACTGTATTCGGAGAAGCCCCCCGCCCTCTGCCGCAAGCTCCAGGTGCCCCTAGTCCTCTGCAGGCCAGAGAGCCCTATGGAGCTAGCCAGTAGGCTACACAGCTATGCCTGGAAGGTAGCCTGGAGAACCAGCCTATGGAACCAATTCAGCCTAGCCGGCGTGCTTGCAGCGCTGAAGCTGCTAGAGCTCGAGGTACAAAAGCTCAACAGTATATGCATAAGGGCTGTCGCGCGCGAGTATGGCTACAATCTCGCTAGCTCGTTAGGATGA
- a CDS encoding ATP synthase subunit C yields MSTSTHASSLPTAAVYAGFALVLVAALLTTLLFFTARPLIAAATAAEETGREAPKPGLVKMATVLAASLAFSTSVLGAAVGIALVGSASISAMVEKPELRVWGLILTALAEALAIYGIAIAFLILTS; encoded by the coding sequence GTGTCTACTAGTACGCACGCCTCTAGCCTCCCCACAGCCGCCGTCTACGCTGGCTTCGCGCTCGTCCTGGTAGCAGCTCTCCTGACTACACTACTGTTCTTCACCGCCCGCCCACTCATAGCTGCCGCTACAGCGGCTGAAGAGACGGGCAGAGAGGCCCCCAAGCCGGGTCTGGTAAAGATGGCTACCGTCCTGGCAGCTTCGCTAGCATTCTCGACCTCGGTACTAGGCGCTGCTGTAGGTATAGCGCTCGTAGGCTCTGCCTCGATAAGCGCCATGGTCGAGAAGCCTGAGCTACGCGTATGGGGGCTCATACTTACAGCACTAGCCGAGGCCTTAGCCATATACGGTATAGCTATAGCGTTTCTCATCCTAACGAGCTAG
- a CDS encoding V-type ATP synthase subunit D, with protein sequence MGVNRSELLTVRRQLEYYRRSYEVVKRIRDALLSEIMTSIRELEEKRSIIEHELRDLYRLYLLARGESSPGEVVGAPLGSSFIVLTEHIRYGVPRYKGEGVCRVSDVPSYSLTATWPVLDDVVERLCRLHNALAELASLEQTLFRDIELLAFYQRILNILEHIHIPRMMQRVKYLEEMLDDYERYEVTIKLVLKNMLRAQGNERA encoded by the coding sequence ATGGGTGTTAATCGGTCCGAGCTGCTAACAGTTCGCCGGCAGCTGGAGTACTACAGGAGGTCTTACGAGGTAGTTAAAAGGATTAGAGATGCACTACTAAGCGAGATAATGACTTCTATAAGGGAGCTAGAGGAAAAGCGTAGCATTATAGAACATGAGCTCCGAGACCTTTACCGGCTCTATCTCTTGGCGCGCGGAGAGTCCAGCCCCGGCGAGGTCGTCGGTGCACCCCTAGGCTCATCATTCATAGTGTTGACGGAGCATATACGCTATGGTGTCCCCCGGTATAAGGGGGAAGGGGTTTGCAGGGTTAGCGACGTACCCTCCTACAGTCTTACAGCTACATGGCCGGTACTAGATGATGTCGTCGAGAGGCTCTGTAGACTACATAACGCCCTGGCGGAGCTAGCTAGTTTAGAGCAGACTCTATTCCGTGACATAGAGCTGCTAGCCTTCTACCAGAGGATACTCAACATCCTCGAACACATACACATACCCAGGATGATGCAGCGAGTAAAGTACCTTGAAGAGATGCTCGACGATTACGAGCGCTACGAGGTTACAATAAAACTCGTGCTCAAGAACATGCTTAGGGCTCAGGGCAATGAGCGGGCCTAA
- a CDS encoding V-type ATP synthase subunit B: MNEGSHGIREYRSVRRIRGPLMVVERVHRVAYNELVEVEDDSGNRRLGRVIEVGRNFAVVQVFGETHGLSTGAATVRFLGSAYTYPVSVDMLGRIFNGIGEPIDGAPPPSPEDALDINGYPLNPYMREFPRDFIQTGISAIDGLNTLVRGQKLPIFSGAGLPHNKLAVQIARQATVPGEAEDFAIVFAAIGVKHDEALYFREEFEKSGALDRAVLFINLASDPAAERLVTPRIALTVAEHLAFNHGMHVLVILTDMTNYCEALKEVSAMRREVGGRRGYPGYMYSDLASIYERAGRIRGRKGSITQMPILTMPNDDITHPIPDLTGYITEGQIVLSRELHNRGIYPPINVLMSLSRLMKEGIGPGKTREDHQAVADQLHAAYSRAIEVRSLAMIIGEAALGPDEKKYLRFAEAFEQRFIRQGFYENRSIEETLDIAWEVLSILPESELTRIPDELVSKYMKAVG; this comes from the coding sequence GTGAACGAGGGTAGCCACGGTATACGTGAGTATAGGAGCGTTAGGAGGATACGTGGCCCCCTAATGGTGGTTGAGAGAGTCCACCGTGTAGCGTACAACGAGCTGGTAGAAGTAGAGGACGATAGCGGCAACCGGAGGCTAGGAAGGGTAATAGAGGTTGGCAGAAACTTCGCCGTCGTGCAGGTATTCGGCGAGACACATGGCCTCTCTACTGGAGCGGCTACAGTACGGTTCCTCGGCAGCGCCTACACTTACCCCGTATCAGTCGACATGCTCGGCCGTATATTCAACGGCATCGGGGAGCCCATCGACGGCGCTCCTCCGCCCTCCCCAGAGGACGCGCTGGACATCAACGGCTATCCCTTGAACCCATACATGAGGGAGTTCCCACGCGACTTCATCCAGACGGGTATATCGGCCATAGATGGGCTGAATACGCTAGTGCGTGGCCAGAAGCTGCCGATTTTCAGCGGCGCTGGCCTACCCCACAACAAGCTCGCCGTGCAGATAGCCCGCCAGGCGACTGTGCCCGGAGAGGCAGAGGATTTCGCAATAGTCTTCGCGGCTATAGGTGTAAAGCATGACGAGGCTCTCTACTTCCGTGAAGAGTTCGAGAAAAGCGGCGCCCTAGACCGGGCAGTACTCTTCATTAATCTTGCAAGCGACCCTGCTGCAGAGAGGCTAGTAACACCGCGTATAGCACTAACAGTAGCAGAGCACTTAGCATTCAACCACGGCATGCACGTGCTAGTCATACTGACCGACATGACCAACTACTGCGAGGCTCTAAAAGAGGTAAGCGCTATGCGCCGTGAGGTGGGTGGTCGGCGAGGCTATCCTGGCTACATGTATAGCGATCTTGCGAGTATCTACGAGCGTGCCGGCAGGATACGTGGGCGGAAGGGCAGTATTACCCAGATGCCTATACTCACGATGCCTAACGATGATATCACGCACCCGATTCCGGACTTGACTGGCTACATTACTGAGGGCCAGATTGTGCTTAGCCGTGAGCTACACAACCGCGGCATCTACCCGCCGATAAACGTGCTAATGAGCCTCTCAAGGCTGATGAAGGAAGGCATCGGACCCGGGAAAACCAGAGAAGACCACCAGGCGGTAGCTGACCAGCTCCATGCAGCCTATAGCCGCGCTATAGAGGTACGTAGCCTAGCCATGATAATAGGCGAGGCAGCTCTCGGCCCCGACGAGAAGAAGTACCTGCGGTTCGCCGAGGCCTTCGAGCAGCGCTTCATAAGGCAGGGCTTCTACGAGAACCGCAGCATAGAGGAGACCCTCGACATTGCCTGGGAGGTACTATCAATACTACCGGAGAGCGAGCTAACACGTATACCGGACGAGCTGGTATCGAAGTATATGAAGGCGGTGGGCTAG
- a CDS encoding V-type ATP synthase subunit A has protein sequence MRTVKGTITWISGPVVRVEGARTARLYEVVEVGEERLLGEVVALEGDEAIVQVYEDTSGLRPGDPAYFTGALFSVELGPGLLSTIFDGVQRPLPLLAHISGPWIKRGLRVEPLPRNRRWHFTPSKHVALGDGVGAGDVLGVVEETSLVRHYVMVPPGVRGRLRELAAEGDYRVDDVVAVVEGNGRRFEVKLVHRWPVRKPRPFRAKKQPSLPLVTGVRVIDTFFPVALGGTAAIPGGFGTGKTVLLQTLASWSRVDIVVHVGCGERGNEMTELLERFPKLRDPATGKPLMERTVLIANTSNMPVAAREASIYTGITIAEYYRDMGYHVLLTADSTSRWAEALREVSARLEEIPGEEGYPAYLSSRLAEFYERAGRVECLGRPQREGSLTVIGSVSPPGGDYSEPVTSHTLRYVGSLWALDTQLAYSRHYPAINWLLSYSVYVDRVKDWWERIAPRWSEIRSQALEILQREASIRELARVIGVEALSEEDKLVLLAAWMLREGFLQQNAFHPVDAFSSPEKQVKLLSIILEFYDAARAALRENPSLTVDTLKKHYLTKRIVTLKREVRDDELDKIDELAEEVVKEIERLKVATP, from the coding sequence ATGAGAACCGTGAAGGGAACTATCACGTGGATTAGCGGCCCCGTGGTACGGGTTGAGGGTGCTAGAACTGCCCGGCTCTACGAGGTAGTAGAGGTTGGCGAGGAGAGGCTTCTAGGCGAAGTAGTCGCCCTCGAGGGCGACGAGGCCATTGTCCAGGTCTACGAGGATACTAGTGGGCTCCGGCCAGGCGACCCCGCCTACTTTACTGGCGCATTGTTTAGTGTAGAGCTAGGCCCTGGCCTACTATCAACGATATTTGATGGCGTTCAGAGGCCTCTCCCGCTTCTCGCCCATATCTCGGGGCCCTGGATTAAGCGCGGACTGAGGGTCGAGCCTCTTCCTAGGAACCGGCGGTGGCACTTCACCCCGTCAAAGCATGTAGCTCTAGGAGACGGTGTCGGGGCGGGAGACGTCCTGGGCGTAGTAGAGGAAACTAGTCTTGTACGACACTACGTGATGGTCCCGCCAGGTGTACGCGGTAGGCTGCGGGAGCTTGCGGCAGAGGGTGACTATAGGGTAGACGACGTAGTAGCTGTAGTCGAGGGCAATGGTAGACGCTTTGAGGTAAAGCTTGTACATAGATGGCCTGTTAGGAAGCCGAGGCCCTTCCGTGCGAAGAAGCAGCCATCGCTCCCCCTTGTGACCGGGGTCAGGGTGATTGATACCTTCTTCCCCGTGGCGCTCGGCGGTACAGCTGCTATCCCCGGCGGGTTCGGGACCGGTAAGACAGTCTTGCTTCAGACCCTGGCTTCCTGGTCACGCGTAGACATAGTGGTGCATGTAGGCTGTGGCGAGCGAGGCAACGAGATGACCGAGCTTCTCGAGAGATTCCCTAAGCTGAGGGACCCTGCAACCGGGAAACCCTTGATGGAGCGTACAGTCCTCATAGCCAACACAAGCAACATGCCCGTAGCGGCGCGTGAGGCGAGCATCTACACGGGTATAACCATAGCCGAGTACTACCGCGACATGGGGTACCACGTACTGCTCACAGCCGACTCTACGAGCCGCTGGGCTGAGGCCCTACGTGAGGTTAGTGCAAGACTCGAGGAGATCCCGGGAGAAGAGGGGTATCCTGCATACCTCTCTTCGAGGCTAGCCGAGTTCTACGAGCGTGCTGGCCGTGTCGAGTGTCTCGGGAGGCCGCAGAGGGAGGGGAGCCTCACGGTCATAGGCTCCGTGTCGCCGCCTGGTGGTGACTACTCGGAGCCCGTTACTAGCCACACTCTGAGGTATGTTGGTAGCCTCTGGGCGCTAGACACGCAGCTAGCGTACTCCAGGCACTACCCGGCTATAAACTGGCTGCTGAGCTACTCGGTATACGTGGATAGGGTTAAGGACTGGTGGGAGCGCATAGCTCCGCGCTGGAGCGAAATCCGGAGCCAGGCGCTCGAGATTCTCCAGCGCGAGGCGAGTATAAGGGAGCTAGCCAGGGTCATAGGCGTAGAAGCGCTCTCGGAGGAGGATAAGCTCGTACTCCTGGCTGCATGGATGCTCCGGGAAGGGTTCCTCCAGCAGAACGCCTTTCACCCAGTAGACGCTTTCTCGTCGCCCGAGAAGCAGGTGAAGCTTCTCAGCATTATACTGGAGTTCTACGATGCTGCTCGCGCGGCGCTAAGGGAGAATCCAAGCCTCACTGTTGATACTCTAAAGAAGCATTACCTGACAAAGAGGATTGTGACGCTTAAGCGTGAAGTCAGGGATGACGAGCTCGACAAGATAGACGAGCTCGCAGAGGAGGTTGTAAAGGAGATAGAGAGGCTGAAGGTGGCGACACCGTGA
- a CDS encoding V-type ATP synthase subunit E — translation MTIHNLDKLLDRVIADSIDLAGIRERYYSIIDSYRSRALHEVEKLREATLQRVEEEKGSLNTKYSRLLRTEEIRAREEVFQKALKLAQQLIEGLRGTEAYTRALERLLEEAVKAVGEPVVVVSTRSEDSKLLATIARRVSSRLGVEIRIGDPVDTVFGLVARSADGKVVYDCRFESRLRLALPRLRARVYRILFG, via the coding sequence ATGACTATCCATAATCTCGACAAGCTCCTAGACCGGGTCATAGCCGACAGCATAGACCTCGCCGGTATACGTGAGCGGTACTACAGTATAATCGATAGTTACCGCAGCCGTGCACTCCACGAGGTAGAGAAGCTGAGAGAAGCGACTCTTCAGCGTGTTGAGGAGGAGAAAGGCTCGCTCAACACCAAGTACTCTAGGCTCCTACGTACCGAGGAGATCCGAGCCCGGGAAGAGGTCTTCCAAAAAGCCCTCAAGCTGGCCCAACAGCTCATAGAGGGCCTACGCGGCACAGAGGCCTACACTAGAGCGCTTGAGCGCCTCCTAGAAGAGGCTGTCAAGGCTGTGGGCGAGCCTGTAGTCGTAGTCTCTACCCGTAGCGAGGACAGCAAGCTCCTGGCCACTATAGCTAGGCGTGTCTCCTCCAGGCTAGGCGTAGAGATACGTATAGGCGACCCGGTAGACACGGTCTTCGGGCTTGTAGCGCGGAGCGCTGACGGCAAGGTAGTCTATGACTGTAGGTTCGAGTCTCGTCTAAGACTAGCGCTTCCACGTCTACGTGCCCGGGTCTACCGTATCCTCTTCGGATGA
- a CDS encoding V-type ATP synthase subunit F: protein MDRTSSGEGYRVVVIGDEETVSLFRLIGYLGHVASASELLDVMIRYISREDVGLIVVTYDLVEENTDKYFELKARLRKPLLIEIPSIRSPWKTGIDYLELFRRAVAGSGAESP from the coding sequence ATGGATAGGACTAGTAGTGGTGAGGGCTACCGGGTAGTAGTTATCGGCGACGAGGAGACGGTGAGCCTATTCCGTCTCATCGGCTACCTCGGCCACGTAGCCTCGGCCAGCGAGCTGCTAGACGTCATGATCAGATACATAAGCCGGGAGGATGTGGGCCTAATAGTGGTCACTTACGACCTCGTCGAGGAGAATACCGATAAGTACTTCGAGCTCAAGGCCCGGCTTAGGAAGCCGCTACTCATCGAGATACCCAGTATACGGAGCCCATGGAAGACCGGCATAGACTACCTTGAGCTGTTTAGGAGAGCCGTAGCCGGCAGCGGGGCTGAATCCCCATGA
- a CDS encoding V-type ATP synthase subunit I translates to MARVVRVIVETDVDHVYRLLELLVSLEAFVPQPLSRYAELPEHIRSLRDQVVELAAGLRELIERYSSLLGEIEEKLIVRGETLKNVIEEALTAARKLLEEIRDLEDHIESLEAEKKRLEALAGLAARHGGVSVARALRRLESLENLRAKLFIIDAQLEYEVRRVLAATSLAYGVYPASPGEKLLLVVYRPRDRELVERLEATMGLRELAIPRELVEAPEEAIVLADIRLQEVEEALREARRELEKLVSSKAGLILGLYELLSRIVELFSVLETGLTVGDRVIVRGYIVSTALRALEAAGKEGWLRVEVTEPGDDAPRPPTRNPLVRAFAEHIRDLYGPPGLQEVDPAPVIAVTFPLFFGLMFGDIGHGAVLALLGLGLYRLREDYRGYGIILALCGFWSIVFGLLSGEVFGFHMALLPGYEPPLSLFAGDRLSAEKLRLALAVSLLAGVAHIALALVLGVYTRLRRGDYAGAAAGLAPVLLLYTGGVLYAAYRLAELPAWLGEAGTMLLTASPVLLLAASLTASRLSGVKPLHVLGEALLEYALSVVELASNTLSYMRLAILYLIHAVLTSMLAKAWHAIGLLSLPLLALGNAGIIALESLMAFIQASRLHFYEFMTKFYEGSGRPYRPIKLSGRHVRVELRAVAGRPGKP, encoded by the coding sequence GTGGCCAGAGTAGTCCGCGTAATAGTAGAAACCGATGTGGATCATGTGTACCGGTTGCTCGAGCTACTCGTGTCGCTGGAGGCGTTTGTGCCCCAGCCGCTTTCCCGCTACGCCGAGCTACCAGAGCACATACGCAGTCTACGTGACCAAGTAGTAGAGCTTGCTGCTGGGCTCCGTGAGCTGATCGAGCGGTATTCTAGCCTCCTTGGGGAGATCGAGGAGAAGCTAATAGTAAGGGGTGAAACACTCAAAAACGTCATCGAGGAGGCGCTGACTGCTGCTAGAAAGCTCCTCGAAGAGATCCGGGATCTCGAAGACCACATAGAGAGCCTAGAGGCTGAAAAGAAGCGTCTCGAAGCACTTGCCGGGCTCGCTGCACGCCATGGCGGAGTCAGTGTGGCACGTGCTCTCCGGAGGCTGGAGAGCCTAGAGAACCTCCGAGCAAAGCTATTCATAATCGACGCGCAGCTCGAGTACGAGGTGAGGAGGGTACTAGCGGCCACTAGCCTCGCCTACGGTGTCTACCCCGCGTCTCCCGGCGAGAAGCTCCTCCTGGTAGTCTATAGGCCCCGTGATAGAGAGCTGGTGGAGCGCCTCGAAGCGACTATGGGGCTCCGCGAGCTAGCCATCCCCAGGGAGCTCGTCGAGGCTCCAGAGGAGGCCATAGTGCTAGCTGATATCAGGCTCCAGGAGGTCGAGGAAGCCCTAAGGGAGGCTCGCCGGGAGCTCGAGAAGCTCGTATCGAGCAAGGCTGGCCTCATACTAGGGCTCTACGAGCTACTCTCTAGGATTGTGGAGCTGTTCTCGGTGCTCGAGACCGGGCTGACAGTAGGCGATAGGGTCATCGTAAGAGGGTACATCGTCTCTACGGCTCTCCGGGCTCTAGAGGCGGCGGGGAAGGAGGGCTGGCTGCGCGTAGAAGTCACAGAGCCCGGGGATGACGCGCCGAGACCGCCTACCCGCAACCCGCTAGTAAGAGCGTTCGCTGAGCATATACGCGACCTCTACGGCCCCCCAGGGCTCCAGGAGGTGGACCCCGCCCCCGTCATCGCCGTTACTTTCCCCCTGTTCTTCGGCCTAATGTTCGGCGATATAGGTCATGGGGCTGTTCTCGCCCTGCTGGGGCTTGGGCTCTACAGGCTCCGGGAGGACTACAGAGGCTACGGCATCATACTAGCCCTCTGCGGGTTCTGGTCAATCGTGTTCGGCTTGCTAAGCGGCGAGGTCTTTGGCTTCCACATGGCCCTCCTCCCGGGCTACGAGCCCCCTCTAAGCCTCTTCGCCGGCGACCGGCTGTCGGCCGAGAAGCTCCGTCTAGCCCTAGCAGTCTCGCTCCTCGCAGGAGTAGCCCACATAGCCCTAGCGCTCGTGCTCGGGGTCTACACGCGTCTCCGTAGAGGCGACTATGCCGGCGCAGCAGCCGGGCTAGCACCAGTACTCCTACTTTACACTGGCGGAGTACTCTACGCCGCCTATAGGCTAGCAGAGCTCCCAGCATGGCTCGGCGAGGCGGGCACAATGCTGCTTACAGCGTCCCCCGTACTCCTCCTAGCAGCCTCTCTCACAGCCTCCAGGCTCTCCGGCGTAAAGCCTCTGCACGTGCTGGGCGAGGCCCTACTCGAGTACGCGCTATCCGTGGTAGAGCTCGCCTCCAACACGCTATCCTACATGCGTCTCGCAATACTCTACCTCATACACGCAGTCCTCACCTCGATGCTCGCCAAGGCCTGGCACGCTATAGGCCTCCTATCCCTGCCGCTCCTCGCGCTAGGCAACGCCGGGATAATAGCCCTCGAGAGCCTTATGGCGTTTATACAGGCGTCGCGTCTCCACTTCTACGAGTTCATGACCAAGTTCTACGAGGGGTCCGGGAGGCCCTACCGGCCCATAAAGCTGAGCGGGAGGCATGTACGGGTAGAGCTACGTGCTGTAGCAGGGAGGCCCGGCAAGCCGTGA
- a CDS encoding NUDIX domain-containing protein: MTPREAAECLSRAALRASSSYAAAVNAVLAARPWPGLVVVERPLRPGDPWGGDVALPGGRIRPGEDPVAAALRETHEEACIPPSCLEPLGVIGAVEPRNAPGLRVAVVVSLLRGPDCLEALRGCRGPETAWAGLLGLPCRLETTRQRHPRRGIAVEGYRDWYGTLVWGMTFRAIRLVHEKLRQCGLCRTST, from the coding sequence GTGACCCCCAGAGAGGCCGCAGAGTGCCTCTCCCGCGCAGCCCTCCGGGCCAGCAGCAGCTACGCCGCGGCGGTCAACGCGGTGCTCGCTGCGCGGCCGTGGCCCGGCCTAGTCGTGGTAGAGAGGCCGCTGCGGCCCGGGGACCCCTGGGGCGGCGACGTCGCGCTCCCTGGGGGCAGGATACGGCCCGGCGAGGACCCCGTGGCGGCTGCGCTCCGGGAGACCCATGAGGAGGCATGCATACCCCCAAGCTGCCTAGAGCCCCTGGGCGTCATAGGCGCCGTGGAGCCCCGTAACGCGCCCGGGCTCCGCGTCGCGGTCGTCGTCTCCCTGCTCCGGGGGCCAGACTGCCTAGAGGCCCTCCGGGGCTGCCGGGGCCCCGAGACCGCCTGGGCCGGGTTACTCGGGCTCCCATGCAGGCTGGAGACAACGAGGCAGAGGCACCCACGCAGAGGCATAGCCGTCGAGGGCTACCGGGACTGGTACGGCACCCTCGTATGGGGCATGACCTTCCGCGCCATCAGGCTAGTCCACGAGAAGCTGAGGCAATGCGGCCTATGCAGAACCAGCACATAA
- a CDS encoding antitoxin family protein: MSRVVEAVYERGVLRPLQDLDLEEGERVTLIIRRERGVVMRKLIEELRDMLEELPALRVDSARAEELYAEGKMHSG; this comes from the coding sequence TTGTCCCGTGTCGTCGAGGCTGTCTATGAGAGGGGCGTGTTACGGCCGCTCCAGGATCTAGACCTAGAGGAAGGGGAGAGGGTCACGCTGATAATTAGGCGTGAGAGGGGCGTTGTCATGCGCAAGCTCATCGAGGAGCTCAGGGACATGCTGGAGGAGCTGCCAGCCCTAAGAGTAGACTCCGCGAGGGCTGAGGAACTCTATGCCGAGGGAAAAATGCATAGTGGATAG
- a CDS encoding PIN domain-containing protein: protein MKRIHLLNWIKDRFIVLDIDEKVFDEAKKISVKYRLLPNDALVAAAARLHGIQKIATLDNDFRRVDFIEVIDL, encoded by the coding sequence ATGAAGAGGATACACTTGCTCAACTGGATAAAGGACCGGTTCATAGTACTAGACATAGACGAGAAGGTGTTCGACGAAGCCAAGAAGATATCTGTCAAGTACAGGCTGCTGCCAAATGATGCCCTAGTAGCAGCGGCAGCAAGGCTTCACGGTATCCAGAAGATAGCTACACTCGACAACGACTTCAGAAGAGTCGACTTCATAGAGGTAATAGACCTCTAG
- a CDS encoding CRISPR-associated ring nuclease: MRLVVLLGTSPGVLHTTLCLLQEIGSEPSSITVYATLPGVAEEALKIAQTCPCPELGKPPLTSSTRVIVIELPFDDVVNTNNLEELRRILAPVLGSDTVLDVSGGRKAMAVAAALEAVARGSRVIASVIPEDEYERIRSATSLCDKTARQARLIIF; the protein is encoded by the coding sequence TTGAGACTTGTTGTACTGCTCGGCACTAGCCCTGGTGTACTGCATACCACGCTCTGCCTCCTTCAAGAAATAGGCTCTGAGCCTAGCAGCATCACGGTCTACGCGACGCTACCGGGCGTCGCGGAGGAGGCCCTAAAGATAGCGCAGACATGCCCATGTCCTGAATTAGGAAAACCACCACTCACCAGTAGCACGAGGGTCATAGTAATTGAACTCCCGTTCGACGATGTAGTTAACACCAATAACCTAGAAGAACTACGGCGCATCCTAGCTCCTGTCCTAGGCTCCGATACCGTTCTCGACGTGTCTGGGGGCAGAAAGGCCATGGCTGTTGCTGCGGCATTAGAGGCTGTAGCACGGGGCAGCAGAGTGATAGCATCAGTAATCCCTGAAGACGAGTACGAAAGGATACGCTCAGCAACCAGTCTATGCGACAAGACCGCGCGCCAGGCTAGGCTGATAATCTTCTAG